A portion of the Deltaproteobacteria bacterium genome contains these proteins:
- a CDS encoding type II toxin-antitoxin system Phd/YefM family antitoxin, with translation MKTLPFSEVKMKLGDLVDEVKAVDEEIVITKNGVPAAILVSPDGFEGWKETVAIQADRDLMDEIREGVAALKEKKVKLYSLDELFS, from the coding sequence ATGAAAACATTGCCCTTTTCGGAAGTTAAGATGAAACTTGGCGACCTTGTTGATGAAGTGAAGGCAGTAGACGAGGAAATTGTTATTACGAAGAACGGCGTTCCGGCAGCTATTTTAGTAAGCCCTGATGGATTTGAAGGCTGGAAGGAGACCGTTGCCATTCAGGCTGACAGGGATCTTATGGATGAAATCCGTGAGGGTGTGGCAGCGCTTAAGGAGAAAAAGGTAAAGCTCTATAGTCTGGATGAGTTGTTTTCTTAA